A single Silvibacterium dinghuense DNA region contains:
- a CDS encoding alpha/beta hydrolase, which produces MSTQTWHGGAPVLTAGARLASAKGALILLHGRGASAEDILGLGAAIGKASLAMIAPQAANHTWYPYSFLAPRAQNEPWLSSALEKLAAIVEEVKRGGIGEDRIVIAGFSQGACLATEFVASHPARYAGLIAFTGGLIGEPGSDLRHAGSLAGTPALLLSGDPDPHVPWSRVEESAAVLSEMGAAVTAQRFPGRSHTVSAAEIGLAQEFLEAGYRDRV; this is translated from the coding sequence GTGAGCACGCAGACATGGCATGGAGGCGCGCCGGTGTTGACCGCCGGCGCGCGGCTCGCTTCGGCGAAGGGCGCGCTGATTCTGCTGCATGGCAGGGGCGCGAGCGCCGAAGATATTCTGGGACTGGGGGCGGCGATAGGAAAAGCGTCGCTGGCGATGATTGCGCCGCAGGCAGCGAATCACACCTGGTATCCCTATTCGTTTCTTGCCCCGCGGGCGCAGAATGAGCCGTGGCTTTCCTCCGCTCTGGAGAAATTGGCAGCTATCGTCGAGGAAGTGAAGCGCGGCGGCATCGGCGAGGACCGGATTGTGATTGCGGGCTTTTCGCAGGGTGCGTGCCTGGCGACAGAGTTTGTCGCCAGCCATCCGGCGCGGTATGCGGGACTGATCGCCTTCACTGGAGGCCTGATCGGCGAGCCGGGCAGTGATCTGCGTCATGCGGGATCGCTTGCCGGGACGCCTGCTCTGCTGCTGAGCGGCGATCCCGACCCGCATGTGCCGTGGAGCCGGGTGGAAGAGTCGGCCGCGGTGCTCAGTGAGATGGGCGCGGCGGTCACGGCGCAGCGTTTTCCTGGGCGTTCGCACACGGTGTCGGCTGCCGAGATTGGTTTGGCGCAGGAGTTTCTGGAGGCAGGGTACAGGGATAGGGTGTAG
- a CDS encoding ring-cleaving dioxygenase: protein MPKPIAGLHHVTAIASQPQQNLDFYREVLGLRLVKRTVNFDDPGTYHFYFGDDTGTPGTILTFFPWPRAARGQAGAGEVSHTAFSVPVGSLSYWRERLATKGQFFEEETRFGSGVLVFPDPDGMRIEIVEDPEAPEARASRDADVPAEHALRGFFGVTLLERNLEATSRLLEQMGFAKAATEGDRVRFTAPGHALGRHIDLKRDPNANYGHMGAGTVHHIAFRTRDDEDELVWRGELARDYNVTPVLDRTYFHSIYFREPGGVLFELATDPPGFLSDEPVETLGQTLKLPEWLEKHREEIEQRLPAIKLGTAKEVRA, encoded by the coding sequence ATGCCGAAACCAATTGCAGGTCTGCACCACGTAACAGCTATTGCTTCTCAACCGCAGCAGAATCTGGATTTCTACCGCGAGGTGCTGGGTCTGCGTCTGGTGAAGCGCACCGTAAACTTCGATGATCCGGGGACGTATCACTTTTATTTCGGAGACGATACGGGCACGCCGGGGACCATCCTGACGTTTTTCCCGTGGCCGAGAGCGGCTCGCGGACAGGCCGGAGCGGGCGAAGTCTCGCATACTGCTTTCTCTGTGCCGGTGGGTTCGCTGAGCTACTGGAGGGAGCGGCTTGCCACGAAGGGGCAGTTCTTTGAGGAAGAGACGCGCTTCGGCAGCGGCGTGCTGGTCTTTCCCGATCCGGATGGCATGAGGATCGAGATCGTGGAGGACCCCGAAGCGCCGGAAGCGAGAGCCTCACGCGACGCGGATGTTCCGGCAGAGCATGCGCTGCGCGGCTTCTTCGGCGTGACTCTGCTGGAGCGGAACCTGGAAGCCACGAGCCGTCTGCTGGAGCAAATGGGATTTGCGAAGGCGGCAACAGAGGGCGACCGGGTGCGGTTTACTGCGCCAGGCCATGCGCTGGGACGGCATATCGATCTGAAGCGTGATCCGAATGCGAACTATGGACACATGGGTGCAGGGACGGTGCACCACATCGCCTTTCGGACGCGCGATGACGAGGATGAGCTGGTATGGCGCGGCGAGTTAGCCCGGGACTACAACGTGACGCCGGTGCTCGACCGCACGTACTTCCACTCGATCTATTTCCGCGAGCCGGGTGGTGTGCTCTTCGAGCTGGCGACGGACCCGCCGGGCTTCCTGTCGGATGAGCCGGTGGAGACGCTGGGGCAGACGTTGAAGCTGCCGGAGTGGCTGGAGAAGCATCGCGAGGAGATCGAGCAGCGGCTGCCGGCAATCAAGCTCGGAACAGCGAAGGAGGTGCGGGCGTGA
- a CDS encoding TolC family protein: MQERRTNRRAGKTAQRLTAVAGMALLTSGLAIAQSAAASPVTPMTMQQVVDVAKSKNPNLLSAEQNLLSVKAQEIQAGVRQNPTFAIAGQDVTLDANSSNPYTYSAQVSRLFERGQKRRWRLDSARSTTDQTRDQYALQEQQTILAVKQAFTNLVLAKASLKLAQDNLKDYQHELDINETRYKAGDIGKLDYERLELQLAQFESDETNAEMNVKQSSYQLQTLMGYQKVSDNFDVAGDIIPPAFNLTMEELEQRALQARPDYKAAMDAVRVADANVKLAYANGTTDPTLEGEYDRAGTDSSVGFNISIPLRIFDRNQGNKETSKYQAQASRFAVDAARAQVYSDVDQAWAGYVAAKVLSDRYNGHYTDLAKDVLDIAQFAYEHGGIGLLDYLNALQDNRATQLNALTAYAQTWLAIHQLSYVTATEVAP; encoded by the coding sequence ATGCAGGAACGCAGGACAAATCGTCGCGCAGGGAAGACGGCGCAGAGACTTACCGCGGTAGCCGGCATGGCTCTGCTGACATCAGGGTTGGCGATAGCGCAGTCAGCCGCAGCATCGCCTGTGACGCCTATGACCATGCAGCAGGTCGTGGATGTTGCGAAGTCGAAGAACCCCAACCTGTTGTCGGCAGAGCAGAATCTGCTCTCGGTGAAGGCGCAGGAGATTCAGGCCGGCGTGCGGCAGAATCCGACATTCGCCATCGCGGGTCAGGATGTGACGTTGGATGCCAATTCGTCGAACCCGTATACGTATAGTGCGCAGGTATCGCGCTTGTTCGAGCGTGGGCAGAAGCGCCGGTGGCGGTTGGATAGCGCGCGCTCGACGACCGACCAGACCCGAGACCAGTATGCTCTGCAGGAGCAGCAGACGATCCTCGCCGTGAAGCAGGCCTTCACCAACCTGGTGCTGGCCAAGGCTTCTTTGAAGCTGGCGCAGGACAACCTGAAGGACTACCAGCACGAGCTCGATATCAATGAGACACGCTACAAGGCCGGCGATATCGGAAAGCTTGACTATGAGCGGCTGGAGCTGCAGTTGGCGCAGTTCGAATCGGATGAGACGAATGCCGAGATGAATGTCAAGCAGAGCAGCTATCAATTGCAGACGCTGATGGGCTACCAGAAGGTCAGCGATAACTTCGATGTGGCGGGCGACATCATTCCTCCTGCCTTCAATCTGACGATGGAAGAGCTGGAGCAGCGGGCGCTGCAGGCTCGGCCGGACTACAAGGCGGCGATGGATGCGGTGCGCGTGGCGGACGCCAATGTGAAGCTGGCCTATGCGAACGGCACGACAGATCCAACGCTCGAGGGCGAATACGATCGTGCGGGCACGGACAGCTCGGTCGGTTTCAACATCAGCATCCCGCTGCGCATCTTCGATCGCAACCAGGGCAATAAGGAAACCAGCAAATATCAGGCGCAGGCCAGCCGTTTTGCCGTGGATGCGGCGCGTGCACAGGTGTACTCGGATGTGGACCAGGCGTGGGCGGGATATGTGGCTGCGAAGGTGCTCTCGGACCGCTACAACGGGCATTACACCGATCTGGCCAAGGATGTGCTCGATATCGCGCAGTTTGCGTATGAGCATGGCGGTATCGGGCTGCTGGATTATCTGAATGCGCTGCAGGATAACCGTGCGACACAGCTGAATGCGCTGACGGCCTATGCGCAGACGTGGCTGGCGATCCACCAGCTGAGCTATGTTACGGCGACAGAGGTTGCGCCGTAG
- a CDS encoding efflux RND transporter permease subunit, which produces MIRGLVDFALNNRWLMLGAAILLFAWGIVSFHNLPVEAYPDVANNYVEVITQWPGQAAEEVEQQVSIPIEIQMAGIPHMSHLRSFSLAGLSDVMMIFDDDSVNDWNREKVLERLSQVNLPAGLQPQMGTDWSPVGQIFWYTVTSTNPMYDNMELKSIEDWTLEKQFKSVPGVVDVSSFGGMTREYQVQVDPDKLISYGLSISQVEQQLAANNINSGGEFIEQGQQQVNVREVGLVRSVEDIENTVLKTQSGTALRVRDIATVVQGPKIRLGQIGKSTHRPDGTIVDNNDTVEGIALLQKGDDSDHVLDGIHAKVDELNHRILPKGVKVVPFLDRSDLLHYTTHTVLHNLTEGIVLVVVILFLFLGNVRGALIVSITIPFALLFASICLDLRHIPANLLSLGALDFGMVVDGAVVMVENIVRHLGHRTKDHPTTVLEQIREAAHEVQRPVFYAIGIIITAYLPIFTLQAVEGRLFRPMAWTVAFALLGALLFSMILAPVLSSILFTKGAKEWHNPVMTWLTKRYRASATWAVEHRYVTVGTAVVALCVTAFLAFSGVIGSEFLPHLDEGAIWVRGTLAPSTGPSEGVQVVDKARIVLAAFPEVTQVVSQVGRPDDGTDTTGFFNTEYFVDLKPKDQWRPVFHQNKEELIGAMDRELEKMPGVIWNFSQPISDNVEEAVSGVKGELAVKIYGDDLKTLEALGDQVVSVMSQVRGVADLGLFRVIGQPNLNYTVNREAAARFGINVADVQDAIQTAVGGNAVSQVLRGEARYDLVVRYQPKYRDTREAINNIRLLSPSGERVSLAQLTNVKTEDGAEEIYREEGQRYVAIKYSVRGRDLGSTVEEAIDKVNKQVKLPLGYKYDWAGEYESQKRSSKRLMLVLPITILLIFIILYTMFKSGKWALLIMGNVAMAPLGGMLALLLTHTNFSVSSGVGFLALFGVSVQTGVIMLEYINQLRVRGRSIEESAVEGAVLRLRPIMMTMLVATLGLLPAAMSHGIGSDSQRPFAIVIVGGLIAALAINVFLLPTLYVWIARDGDVLPNPETEFEN; this is translated from the coding sequence ATGATTCGCGGACTTGTTGATTTTGCACTGAATAACCGCTGGCTTATGCTCGGCGCCGCGATTTTGCTGTTCGCGTGGGGCATTGTCTCCTTTCATAATCTGCCGGTCGAGGCGTATCCGGACGTAGCCAACAACTACGTCGAAGTGATTACGCAGTGGCCCGGGCAGGCAGCCGAAGAGGTTGAGCAGCAGGTAAGCATTCCGATCGAAATTCAGATGGCGGGTATCCCGCACATGAGCCATCTGCGTTCGTTCTCGCTGGCCGGCCTTTCCGACGTGATGATGATCTTCGATGACGATTCAGTGAATGACTGGAATCGCGAGAAGGTTCTTGAGCGCCTGAGCCAGGTGAATCTGCCCGCAGGTCTGCAACCGCAGATGGGCACCGACTGGAGCCCGGTTGGTCAGATCTTCTGGTACACGGTGACCAGCACCAACCCCATGTACGACAACATGGAGTTGAAGTCGATCGAAGACTGGACGCTGGAGAAGCAGTTCAAGTCCGTGCCGGGCGTGGTCGATGTCTCGAGCTTCGGCGGCATGACCCGCGAGTACCAGGTGCAGGTCGATCCGGACAAGTTGATTTCGTATGGGCTGAGCATCAGCCAGGTAGAACAGCAGCTGGCTGCGAACAATATCAACTCCGGCGGCGAGTTCATCGAGCAGGGGCAGCAGCAGGTCAACGTGCGCGAAGTGGGCCTGGTTCGCAGCGTTGAGGACATCGAAAACACCGTTCTTAAGACGCAGTCGGGCACGGCGCTGCGGGTGCGCGATATCGCCACCGTGGTGCAGGGACCGAAGATCCGCCTGGGGCAGATCGGCAAGTCGACGCACCGCCCGGATGGAACCATCGTCGACAACAACGACACCGTGGAAGGCATCGCGTTGCTGCAGAAGGGCGACGACTCCGACCATGTGCTCGATGGGATTCATGCCAAGGTCGATGAGTTGAATCATCGCATTCTGCCCAAGGGTGTGAAGGTGGTGCCGTTTCTGGATCGCAGCGACCTGCTGCATTACACGACGCACACCGTGCTCCACAACCTGACTGAGGGCATTGTCCTCGTTGTGGTGATCCTGTTTCTCTTCCTCGGTAACGTGCGCGGCGCGCTGATTGTCTCGATTACTATCCCGTTTGCGCTGCTGTTCGCATCCATCTGCCTGGACCTGCGGCACATTCCGGCGAACCTGTTGTCGCTCGGAGCGCTGGATTTCGGCATGGTGGTGGACGGTGCGGTGGTGATGGTGGAGAACATCGTGCGCCATCTGGGACATCGCACCAAGGATCACCCGACGACGGTGCTCGAGCAGATCCGCGAGGCCGCGCATGAAGTGCAGAGGCCGGTGTTCTATGCCATCGGCATCATCATCACTGCGTATCTTCCGATCTTCACGTTGCAGGCCGTCGAGGGACGGCTCTTCCGTCCGATGGCGTGGACGGTGGCCTTCGCGCTGCTCGGCGCGCTGCTGTTCTCGATGATCCTGGCGCCGGTGCTTTCGAGCATCCTGTTTACCAAGGGCGCCAAGGAATGGCACAACCCGGTGATGACGTGGCTGACGAAGCGTTACCGGGCGTCGGCGACGTGGGCGGTGGAACATCGCTATGTGACGGTGGGTACCGCTGTGGTGGCGCTGTGCGTGACGGCCTTCCTGGCCTTCAGCGGCGTGATCGGATCGGAATTCCTTCCGCACCTCGATGAAGGCGCGATCTGGGTACGCGGCACGCTGGCTCCCAGCACGGGTCCGAGCGAAGGCGTGCAGGTTGTAGACAAGGCCCGTATCGTCCTGGCGGCGTTTCCGGAAGTGACGCAGGTGGTGAGCCAGGTTGGGCGACCGGATGATGGTACGGATACGACCGGCTTCTTTAACACCGAATACTTCGTCGACCTGAAGCCGAAGGATCAGTGGCGCCCGGTCTTCCACCAAAATAAGGAAGAGTTGATCGGCGCGATGGACCGCGAGCTCGAGAAGATGCCGGGTGTGATCTGGAACTTCTCGCAGCCGATTTCGGACAACGTGGAAGAAGCGGTCTCGGGCGTAAAGGGCGAGCTGGCAGTGAAAATCTACGGCGATGACCTGAAGACGCTCGAAGCGCTGGGCGATCAGGTGGTGAGCGTGATGAGCCAGGTGCGCGGTGTGGCCGACCTCGGCCTCTTCCGCGTGATTGGACAGCCGAACCTGAACTACACCGTGAATCGTGAGGCTGCGGCGCGTTTCGGCATCAATGTGGCCGATGTGCAGGATGCGATTCAGACCGCGGTGGGCGGCAACGCAGTGAGCCAGGTGCTGCGTGGCGAGGCTCGCTATGATCTCGTCGTTCGCTATCAGCCAAAGTATCGCGATACGCGTGAGGCCATCAATAATATCCGGCTCCTTTCGCCTTCGGGAGAACGGGTTTCTCTGGCGCAGCTGACCAACGTGAAAACAGAGGATGGCGCGGAGGAGATCTATCGCGAAGAAGGCCAGCGGTATGTGGCCATCAAGTATAGTGTGCGCGGCCGCGACCTGGGCAGCACGGTGGAAGAGGCGATCGACAAGGTCAACAAGCAGGTGAAGCTGCCGCTGGGCTACAAGTACGACTGGGCGGGTGAATACGAGAGCCAGAAGCGCTCGTCGAAGCGGCTGATGCTGGTGCTGCCGATCACGATCCTGTTGATCTTCATCATTCTGTACACGATGTTCAAGTCGGGCAAATGGGCGCTGCTCATCATGGGCAACGTGGCCATGGCTCCGCTTGGCGGCATGCTGGCGCTGTTGCTCACGCATACGAACTTCAGTGTCTCGTCCGGCGTTGGCTTCCTCGCGCTCTTCGGTGTCTCGGTGCAGACGGGTGTGATCATGCTCGAATACATCAACCAGCTGCGCGTGCGCGGACGGAGTATTGAAGAATCGGCCGTGGAAGGCGCGGTGCTGCGGCTTCGTCCCATCATGATGACGATGCTGGTGGCCACCCTGGGCCTGCTGCCTGCCGCCATGTCGCACGGTATCGGTTCCGATTCACAGAGGCCTTTTGCCATTGTGATTGTGGGCGGCCTGATTGCGGCGCTGGCGATCAACGTCTTCCTGCTGCCAACGCTGTACGTGTGGATTGCGCGCGACGGCGACGTGCTGCCGAATCCGGAAACGGAGTTCGAGAACTGA
- a CDS encoding efflux RND transporter periplasmic adaptor subunit, with amino-acid sequence MEAPPTATVVHDEGMGLIHVDRPERFQLVSAVSHQATSTLNVTGTVNPDISREIPVVSIASGRVVALHVRLGDYVRKGQLLMEVQSTDISNGYDQYLKAVNDEHLANTQLERAKILFDKGAIARSQLEIAQDGEDDAKADLTAADQQLKVLGVDPSHPGATVKVYAPASGYIIQQNVTEAATAGMTYSGSANALTIADLSHVWILCDVYENDLSTVHLGEAADIKLNAYPDHALSGTISDIGAVLDPSIRTAKVRIQVNNPGNLMKIGMFATATFHGHTAEEKAAVPASAVLHLHDRDWVYEPAGDGSFRRLAVQAGPMLPGNLQEIESGLNAGQQVVSNALELQNTAEQ; translated from the coding sequence TTGGAGGCGCCTCCGACGGCGACCGTCGTTCATGACGAAGGCATGGGACTGATCCATGTGGACCGCCCCGAGCGCTTTCAGCTCGTGAGCGCGGTATCCCATCAGGCAACCTCGACGCTGAATGTGACTGGAACGGTGAATCCGGATATTTCCCGTGAGATTCCGGTGGTTTCGATTGCCTCCGGCCGCGTGGTGGCACTGCATGTGCGGCTTGGTGACTATGTGCGCAAGGGGCAGCTGCTCATGGAAGTACAGAGCACCGATATCTCGAATGGGTATGACCAGTATCTGAAAGCGGTCAACGACGAGCACCTGGCGAACACACAGCTGGAGCGGGCGAAGATTCTTTTCGACAAGGGCGCGATTGCCCGCAGCCAGCTCGAAATTGCGCAGGATGGCGAGGATGACGCCAAGGCGGACCTTACCGCTGCGGATCAGCAATTAAAGGTGTTGGGCGTAGACCCCAGCCATCCGGGGGCGACCGTGAAGGTGTATGCTCCGGCCTCCGGCTACATCATTCAGCAGAATGTGACCGAGGCAGCAACTGCCGGTATGACCTACTCCGGTTCGGCCAACGCGCTGACCATCGCCGATCTCTCCCACGTATGGATTCTTTGCGACGTATACGAGAATGACCTCTCCACGGTGCACCTGGGAGAGGCGGCAGACATCAAGCTGAACGCGTATCCAGACCATGCTCTCAGCGGCACGATCAGCGACATTGGAGCGGTGCTCGATCCTTCGATCCGCACGGCCAAGGTTCGTATCCAGGTAAACAATCCTGGCAACTTGATGAAGATCGGCATGTTCGCCACGGCGACCTTCCATGGACACACCGCGGAAGAGAAGGCGGCGGTACCGGCTTCGGCAGTGCTGCATCTGCATGATCGCGACTGGGTCTATGAGCCTGCGGGAGACGGCAGCTTCCGGCGCCTTGCCGTGCAGGCCGGTCCGATGCTCCCCGGGAATCTGCAGGAAATTGAATCCGGGCTGAACGCCGGGCAGCAGGTTGTCTCCAACGCTCTCGAACTCCAGAATACGGCCGAACAATAA
- a CDS encoding ATP-binding protein, with amino-acid sequence MPFEFIFHSRAARLALVMTLIVGIALADWKVNADVPFGFAYLLPIVLAGGLLNRWYVVLIAALCALLAELFDGLTWSMPSGITRDFLYVTAFTGIGLFAAEVTARRKAAAAHLRNLNRENHARREAEEQLEHLVESSPVAIVTLDAEGSILLANDAAHRLFGLPAGTLTGTGITPYLPLLANVPHPGEGRQSFRTMMQCKGMRRDGEAFLADVWFSTYPTSAGPRMAAMIVDASEDFRDREQTSLEQLLLGSRILVSAVSHEIRNICGAISVVHENLSRDSTLAHHSDFEALGTLTQALKRIAAMDLRDRSAVITSIDLHSFFEELMILLRPSLQDEEIRAIWTLPEGLPAVLADHHSLMQVFLNLAQNSRRALAGHEGALFSLSAQASAGRVQIAVADNGPGVENPAHLFRPFEHSAKSTGLGLYLSRALLRSFHGNLRYEPSSEGALFIVDLAADPENQA; translated from the coding sequence ATGCCTTTTGAGTTTATCTTTCACAGTCGCGCTGCGCGGCTGGCGCTGGTGATGACTCTCATCGTCGGCATCGCCCTTGCAGACTGGAAAGTAAATGCGGATGTACCCTTTGGCTTTGCCTACCTGCTGCCGATCGTACTTGCCGGTGGTCTGTTAAACCGCTGGTACGTCGTACTGATTGCAGCGCTGTGCGCCCTGCTGGCTGAACTCTTCGATGGCCTCACCTGGTCGATGCCATCCGGCATCACACGAGACTTCCTCTACGTCACCGCCTTCACCGGCATCGGCCTCTTCGCTGCGGAAGTCACGGCGCGCCGTAAAGCTGCCGCGGCACATTTACGCAATCTTAACCGTGAGAATCATGCCCGCCGTGAAGCGGAAGAACAACTCGAGCACCTCGTCGAGAGCAGCCCCGTCGCCATTGTAACGCTCGATGCCGAAGGCTCCATCCTGCTCGCGAATGATGCAGCTCATCGGCTCTTCGGCCTTCCCGCCGGCACGCTGACCGGAACCGGCATCACACCCTATCTTCCCCTGCTGGCCAATGTGCCTCACCCTGGCGAAGGCCGCCAGTCCTTCCGCACGATGATGCAGTGTAAAGGCATGCGCCGGGATGGCGAGGCCTTCCTCGCCGACGTCTGGTTCTCCACCTACCCCACATCCGCCGGACCGCGCATGGCAGCCATGATCGTCGATGCCTCGGAAGACTTTCGCGACCGCGAGCAAACCAGCCTCGAGCAGCTTCTGCTCGGCTCCCGCATCCTGGTCAGCGCCGTCTCGCATGAAATCCGCAACATCTGCGGCGCCATCTCCGTCGTGCATGAAAATCTTTCACGCGACAGCACGCTCGCGCATCATTCCGACTTTGAAGCTCTCGGAACGCTCACCCAGGCGCTGAAGCGCATCGCCGCCATGGATCTGCGCGACCGCAGCGCCGTCATTACTTCGATCGACCTACACTCCTTTTTTGAAGAGCTGATGATCCTGCTGCGCCCTTCTCTACAGGATGAAGAGATCCGCGCGATCTGGACTCTTCCCGAAGGTCTTCCCGCTGTGCTTGCCGATCATCACAGCCTGATGCAGGTCTTCCTCAACCTCGCGCAGAACAGCCGCCGCGCGCTCGCCGGTCATGAGGGAGCACTCTTTTCTCTCTCCGCTCAGGCCTCTGCGGGACGCGTCCAGATTGCGGTGGCCGACAACGGTCCCGGCGTGGAGAACCCCGCCCATCTCTTCCGCCCCTTCGAACACTCGGCAAAGTCCACCGGCCTGGGGCTATATTTGTCACGCGCGCTGTTACGTTCTTTCCACGGCAATCTACGCTATGAACCGTCTTCCGAAGGCGCACTTTTTATCGTTGATCTTGCCGCCGATCCGGAGAACCAAGCCTGA
- a CDS encoding response regulator, with amino-acid sequence MHEPVRLLLVDDHTLFREGIARLLEAEDRLQLIAHFASPHDALASSALAKTDIVLLDYDLGESNGLQLLRAMRSRHPELKILMVTAGLDQAAIRQLLCEGASGIFLKHSAPTDLIQAILMIIRGGSWIDSSILNKLTAPAPPVQRQETRPTLELTPREQDVLNGVFEGLTNKEIAARMSISESYVKALLQQLFEKTGVRTRSQLVRVALERQRA; translated from the coding sequence ATGCATGAACCCGTTCGCCTCCTCCTCGTCGATGACCACACGCTCTTTCGTGAGGGCATCGCCCGCCTGCTCGAAGCCGAAGATCGTCTGCAACTGATCGCGCATTTCGCCTCGCCGCATGACGCCCTTGCCTCCAGCGCGCTCGCAAAAACAGACATCGTCCTGCTCGACTACGATCTCGGCGAATCGAACGGTCTGCAACTGCTCCGCGCCATGCGCAGCCGCCATCCCGAGCTCAAAATCCTCATGGTGACCGCCGGCCTCGACCAGGCTGCCATCCGCCAGCTTCTATGCGAAGGCGCTTCCGGCATTTTCCTCAAGCACAGCGCGCCTACCGATCTGATTCAGGCCATTCTGATGATCATCCGCGGCGGCTCGTGGATCGACAGCAGCATCCTGAACAAGCTCACTGCGCCGGCTCCGCCCGTGCAACGGCAGGAGACACGGCCCACGCTGGAGCTCACTCCGCGCGAGCAAGATGTGCTCAACGGTGTCTTCGAAGGACTGACTAATAAGGAAATTGCCGCGCGCATGTCCATCTCGGAAAGCTACGTCAAGGCACTGCTGCAGCAACTCTTCGAGAAAACCGGAGTACGTACGCGAAGCCAGCTCGTCCGCGTCGCTCTCGAACGCCAGCGCGCCTAG
- a CDS encoding S1 RNA-binding domain-containing protein, translating into MNSESVPSIPSSEASLNPETAETSSVAAESFGEVLSQFEGENRLAGKDRSEMEGIVVSITPELVVLDIGLKVEGALPRTAFENDAAEVKVGDRFPVSVKGRTEEGYYDLSRKKVARVTDWSSLEEAFANKTSVVGVVTAANKGGLTVDIGVRAFLPASRSGARDAESLEKLVGQEIRCRITKLDVAEEDVVVDRRAVLEEEAAEARAGRFAALGEGSIVTGTVRTLAPYGAFLDLGGVDGLLHISDLAWTRVEKLEDLLTVGQELEVVVLKIDGESNRISLGRKQLTAQPWDTAAERYIAGQKVSGTVRRLTDFGAFVEVEPGIEGLIHVSEMSWIKRVRKPSNVLKVGDTVDAIILGLQSQERKLSLGLKQVLDNPWAAVQQKYPAGTVIKGSVVRLVPFGAFVEIEPGIEGLVHVSEIVADKRIAHPQDVLRVGEVVTAQVMAVDAEKRQVKLSMKQLIPTGLDEYLAEHAVGNVVSGRVADAGDGSAKVELGEGVFAMCRGAAPANTAENSEAAGAANLSSLTAMLQARWKGSVKAPATDTGLKVGQVRSFRITVLDAAQKRVEVEPA; encoded by the coding sequence ATGAACAGCGAATCCGTGCCCTCTATTCCGTCCTCCGAAGCCAGCCTGAACCCTGAAACCGCAGAGACCTCCTCTGTTGCGGCCGAATCTTTCGGCGAAGTGCTTTCCCAGTTCGAAGGGGAAAACCGCCTCGCAGGCAAGGACCGCTCGGAAATGGAAGGGATTGTCGTTTCCATCACCCCGGAGCTGGTCGTGCTCGACATCGGCCTGAAGGTCGAGGGAGCGCTGCCGCGCACCGCGTTTGAGAATGATGCCGCTGAAGTAAAGGTCGGCGACCGCTTCCCGGTGTCGGTGAAGGGACGAACCGAAGAGGGGTATTACGATCTTTCGCGCAAAAAAGTGGCGCGGGTGACGGACTGGTCGTCACTGGAAGAGGCTTTTGCGAATAAGACCTCCGTGGTGGGCGTGGTGACGGCGGCCAACAAGGGCGGCCTGACTGTGGATATCGGCGTGCGGGCCTTTCTGCCGGCCTCGCGGAGCGGCGCACGGGATGCGGAGTCGCTCGAGAAGCTGGTCGGCCAGGAGATTCGCTGCCGGATCACGAAGCTCGATGTGGCCGAGGAAGATGTCGTCGTGGACCGCAGGGCGGTGCTCGAAGAAGAGGCAGCGGAAGCCCGCGCCGGACGCTTTGCCGCGCTGGGCGAGGGCTCGATCGTAACCGGAACGGTGCGCACCCTTGCGCCGTACGGCGCGTTCCTCGACCTGGGCGGCGTGGATGGCCTGCTGCATATCAGCGACCTGGCCTGGACCCGAGTCGAGAAGCTGGAAGACCTGCTGACAGTTGGGCAGGAGCTCGAAGTGGTGGTGCTGAAGATCGACGGCGAGTCGAACCGTATCTCGCTGGGGCGTAAGCAGTTGACGGCACAGCCGTGGGATACGGCGGCGGAGCGCTACATCGCCGGTCAGAAGGTTTCCGGCACCGTGCGGCGGCTTACGGATTTCGGCGCGTTTGTGGAAGTGGAGCCGGGCATCGAGGGGCTCATCCATGTTTCGGAGATGTCGTGGATCAAGCGTGTGCGCAAGCCTTCGAATGTGCTGAAGGTGGGCGACACGGTGGACGCGATCATCCTTGGCCTGCAGTCCCAGGAGCGCAAGCTGTCGCTGGGGCTGAAGCAGGTGCTCGATAATCCCTGGGCCGCGGTACAGCAGAAGTATCCGGCGGGCACGGTCATCAAGGGTTCCGTGGTCCGGCTGGTGCCGTTCGGCGCGTTTGTTGAGATTGAGCCGGGTATTGAAGGCCTGGTGCACGTGAGCGAGATCGTCGCCGACAAACGCATTGCGCACCCGCAGGATGTGCTGCGTGTGGGCGAGGTGGTGACGGCACAGGTGATGGCCGTGGACGCTGAGAAGCGGCAGGTGAAGCTGAGCATGAAGCAGCTGATTCCGACCGGTCTGGATGAGTACCTGGCGGAGCATGCAGTCGGCAATGTCGTTTCCGGACGAGTGGCCGATGCCGGCGATGGTTCGGCGAAGGTGGAGCTGGGCGAGGGTGTCTTTGCGATGTGCCGCGGCGCGGCTCCTGCGAACACGGCGGAGAATAGTGAAGCTGCGGGTGCGGCGAATCTTTCATCGCTGACGGCGATGCTGCAGGCGCGGTGGAAGGGCTCGGTGAAGGCTCCGGCGACGGATACTGGCCTCAAGGTTGGCCAGGTACGTTCGTTCCGCATCACGGTGCTGGATGCGGCGCAGAAGCGCGTGGAAGTGGAGCCTGCGTAA